One stretch of Streptomyces hygroscopicus DNA includes these proteins:
- a CDS encoding tail protein, translating into MTCTPHPATFRLLDTYVGWDEPTGGEPGVDGIVGFDDPAGLRLAHRGADPEGPTRDQLLPWFPDPRLAPGCGPCGWYLLVPGERRLLRRDMCSGAFTPAWPPGCDPGPPREPVSVAARGHRLAVVESDRVLVWRREGEQLAGVIRAKRPRRAALGPGDDVLVACQGGTDLRRFDTAGGFRGVLRTGAPGEVIGLRTGPERTVWLLTDDGGRLGIHRGGHGRPFRPVTVDELAAALSPSTLTSAGEDGFCLGEKGPEGPETSCFTWQGLPRDPAPPATGAYVTSGSYLTTLIDSGISRCRWHRVRVEADVPAGTAAAVEIVVSEDGRYEESDWQASAPGATDFLVDQPPGRFLRLRLRLSGDGGSTPVLRRIRLDFPRVTSADLLPPAFREDPAADDFTERFLSLFDATLAQLDRVIERYPSLLDLAGVPDQALPWLAGLLGLSFEAGWDARTRRALLAAAPELYRRRGTPWALREAVRIVFGVTPVVDELATDRRWAWLREARQAGGPAQGLGAVRLFGRSASRFRVGGTALGAAPLRAFGTPDSDPFTAHAHRFRLLLPAGSADVAALRRLVERQAPAHTVGSVRTGGAGFVVGSRSTVGVDTAFVPLPAPVLGGAHPVRLNRDGVLRPGPRGLRRGVGVGVVSAVGIQTQVS; encoded by the coding sequence ATGACGTGCACCCCGCACCCCGCGACCTTCCGGCTCCTCGACACCTACGTCGGCTGGGACGAGCCGACCGGCGGCGAACCGGGCGTGGACGGCATCGTCGGCTTCGACGACCCGGCCGGCCTCCGGCTCGCCCACCGGGGCGCCGACCCGGAGGGCCCCACCCGGGACCAGTTGCTGCCGTGGTTCCCCGACCCCCGCCTCGCGCCCGGATGCGGACCGTGCGGCTGGTACCTGCTCGTTCCCGGCGAGCGGCGGCTGCTGCGCCGCGATATGTGCAGCGGTGCCTTCACCCCCGCTTGGCCACCCGGCTGCGACCCCGGCCCGCCGCGTGAGCCGGTCTCCGTCGCCGCGCGCGGACACCGGCTGGCCGTGGTGGAGTCCGACCGGGTCCTGGTGTGGCGCCGCGAGGGCGAGCAACTCGCCGGTGTGATCCGGGCCAAGCGGCCCCGGCGGGCCGCCCTCGGTCCCGGCGACGACGTCCTGGTGGCCTGTCAGGGCGGCACGGACCTGCGGCGGTTCGACACGGCCGGCGGCTTCCGCGGTGTGCTGCGCACCGGCGCGCCCGGTGAGGTCATCGGCCTGCGCACCGGACCGGAGCGGACCGTGTGGCTGCTCACCGACGACGGCGGACGGCTCGGGATCCACCGGGGCGGTCATGGCCGCCCCTTCCGCCCCGTCACCGTGGACGAACTGGCCGCGGCCCTGTCGCCGTCCACGCTCACCTCGGCGGGCGAGGACGGGTTCTGCCTGGGCGAGAAGGGCCCGGAGGGCCCCGAGACCAGCTGCTTCACCTGGCAGGGCCTGCCCCGGGACCCCGCGCCACCGGCCACCGGCGCGTATGTGACCAGCGGGTCGTACCTCACCACTCTGATCGACAGCGGCATCTCGCGGTGCCGCTGGCACCGGGTGCGCGTGGAAGCCGACGTGCCCGCCGGGACGGCGGCCGCCGTCGAGATCGTGGTGAGCGAGGACGGGCGGTACGAGGAGAGCGACTGGCAGGCGTCGGCTCCCGGCGCCACGGACTTCCTCGTCGACCAGCCGCCCGGCCGCTTCCTGCGGCTGCGGCTGCGGCTGTCGGGCGATGGCGGCTCGACTCCGGTTCTGCGTCGGATCCGGCTGGACTTCCCCCGGGTCACCAGCGCCGATCTGCTGCCGCCCGCCTTCCGCGAGGACCCCGCGGCCGACGACTTCACCGAGCGCTTCCTGTCGCTGTTCGACGCCACGCTCGCCCAGCTCGACCGGGTGATCGAGCGGTATCCGTCGCTCCTCGACCTGGCCGGAGTCCCGGACCAGGCGCTGCCGTGGCTGGCCGGTCTGCTGGGCCTGTCGTTCGAGGCGGGCTGGGACGCCCGCACCCGGCGCGCGCTGCTGGCCGCGGCCCCGGAGCTGTACCGGCGCCGGGGCACACCGTGGGCGCTGCGGGAGGCGGTGCGCATCGTGTTCGGGGTGACTCCGGTCGTCGACGAGCTGGCGACGGACCGCCGCTGGGCGTGGCTGCGCGAGGCGCGGCAAGCGGGCGGACCGGCCCAAGGGCTCGGCGCCGTGCGGCTGTTCGGCCGGTCGGCGAGCCGCTTCCGGGTCGGTGGCACGGCGCTGGGCGCGGCGCCCCTGCGCGCGTTCGGCACGCCGGACAGCGACCCGTTCACCGCGCACGCGCACCGGTTCCGGCTGCTCCTGCCCGCCGGATCGGCGGACGTGGCGGCGCTGCGACGGCTGGTGGAGCGGCAGGCGCCCGCGCACACGGTGGGGTCGGTGCGCACCGGCGGCGCGGGGTTCGTGGTCGGTTCGCGGTCCACGGTCGGCGTGGACACCGCGTTCGTTCCGCTCCCGGCGCCCGTACTGGGCGGTGCGCACCCCGTGCGGCTGAACCGCGACGGGGTGCTCAGGCCAGGACCGAGAGGGTTGCGCCGAGGGGTGGGCGTGGGAGTCGTCTCCGCCGTCGGCATTCAGACACAAGTGTCGTGA
- a CDS encoding ATPase, with the protein MGEPALEHLRIRLAGLHRALRAAVERQAALAARLTRPDLTPYCVTDEQVDVLLGEVHAFADTMAEPYAPRQPEPEAERDLRRRASAEGTTLPLDALATRFGLTRAEQDALLLAAAPELDRGYERIYAYVVDNLNRRLPSVELLVAVGADGAAARLALRRALGPAGPLRRYGLLRAHGEAAVELAQELVPGPGVLDFLLGWGGDVGLLGHDPGEVAPPEPRVLSPYLSSDRLIRLGRALGSGDLDLAGLWGCPPDGQLDAVQALARAAGAPLRTLTADPEADLRTAAVLGAVLWIPTDDLHGEARRPAADAVSAALLRSRVPVCLTGLKPWRPAGLLAARAYAELTVPAPGFTERRAMWSAALPDLNGTLLEDLAVRYRMSGGELRAVASVADAGARLAGNGHPEPVADHVEPAIATVTRGRSGSAVHAITPRRTVGDLVLPDVQFRQILEIASAFRAWPRIAESWGFARRSGHGGVKALFTGEPGTGKTMSAEIVTGMLGLELLKVDLAQVVSKWVGETEKNMEIAFRQAEESHAVLLFDEADALFGKRGEVKHGTDRYANLEVGYLLQRLEASDGLVILTSNLKDNIDPAFTRRFHFVVHFPRPAAAERRRLWRLAFPEEAPLAPDVDLETLARLDMTGAAIAAAARTAALAAADGSGDTIAMRHVVRGVARQFQREARLLRPAELGPHAHLLDDGTPG; encoded by the coding sequence ATGGGCGAACCAGCGCTTGAGCATCTGCGGATCCGCCTGGCGGGCCTGCACCGGGCGCTGCGGGCCGCCGTCGAGCGCCAGGCGGCGCTCGCCGCCCGGCTCACCAGGCCCGACCTCACCCCGTACTGCGTGACCGACGAACAGGTCGACGTACTGCTCGGCGAGGTGCACGCCTTCGCCGACACCATGGCCGAGCCGTACGCCCCCCGGCAGCCGGAGCCGGAAGCCGAACGGGACCTGAGGCGGCGCGCGTCCGCCGAGGGCACGACCCTGCCGCTGGACGCGCTCGCCACCCGGTTCGGCCTGACCCGCGCGGAGCAGGACGCCCTGCTCCTGGCCGCCGCGCCCGAACTGGACCGCGGCTATGAGCGGATCTACGCCTACGTGGTGGACAACCTGAACCGGCGGCTGCCGAGCGTGGAGTTGCTGGTGGCCGTGGGCGCGGACGGCGCGGCGGCCCGCCTCGCCCTGCGCCGCGCCCTCGGCCCGGCCGGGCCACTGCGCCGGTACGGGCTGCTGCGCGCCCATGGCGAGGCCGCGGTCGAACTCGCCCAGGAACTGGTCCCCGGCCCCGGGGTGCTGGACTTCCTGCTGGGCTGGGGCGGCGACGTGGGACTGCTCGGCCATGACCCCGGCGAGGTCGCGCCGCCGGAGCCGCGCGTGCTGTCCCCGTACCTCTCCTCGGACCGGCTCATCCGGCTGGGCCGGGCGCTGGGCTCAGGCGACCTCGACCTGGCCGGGCTGTGGGGCTGCCCGCCCGACGGCCAGCTCGACGCCGTACAGGCGCTGGCCCGGGCCGCCGGAGCGCCGCTGCGCACCCTGACCGCCGACCCCGAGGCCGATCTGCGGACGGCCGCCGTGCTGGGCGCCGTGCTGTGGATCCCCACCGACGACCTGCACGGCGAGGCGCGGCGGCCCGCCGCCGACGCGGTGTCCGCCGCGCTGTTGCGCTCGCGCGTGCCGGTGTGCCTGACCGGCCTGAAGCCCTGGCGCCCGGCGGGCCTGCTCGCCGCGCGCGCGTACGCCGAACTCACCGTGCCCGCCCCCGGGTTCACCGAGCGCCGGGCGATGTGGTCGGCCGCGCTCCCGGACCTGAACGGCACCCTCCTCGAAGACCTCGCCGTCCGCTACCGGATGAGCGGCGGCGAACTGCGCGCCGTCGCCTCGGTCGCGGACGCCGGGGCGCGCCTGGCCGGCAACGGACACCCGGAGCCGGTCGCCGATCACGTCGAGCCCGCCATCGCCACCGTCACCCGAGGCCGCAGCGGCAGCGCCGTCCACGCGATCACGCCCCGGCGCACCGTCGGGGACCTGGTCCTGCCCGATGTCCAGTTCCGCCAGATCCTGGAGATCGCGTCGGCCTTCCGCGCCTGGCCCCGGATCGCCGAGAGCTGGGGGTTCGCCCGCCGCTCGGGGCACGGCGGGGTCAAGGCGCTCTTCACCGGGGAGCCCGGAACCGGCAAGACCATGTCCGCCGAGATCGTCACCGGCATGCTCGGCCTGGAACTGCTCAAGGTGGACCTCGCCCAGGTCGTCTCCAAATGGGTGGGGGAGACGGAGAAGAACATGGAGATCGCGTTCCGGCAGGCCGAGGAGAGCCACGCCGTGCTGCTCTTCGACGAGGCCGACGCCCTGTTCGGCAAGCGCGGCGAGGTGAAGCACGGCACCGACCGCTACGCCAACCTGGAAGTCGGCTATCTGCTGCAACGCCTGGAGGCCAGCGACGGCCTGGTCATCCTGACCAGCAACCTGAAGGACAACATCGACCCGGCCTTCACCCGGCGCTTCCACTTCGTCGTCCACTTCCCCCGCCCGGCCGCCGCCGAACGCCGCAGACTGTGGCGCCTCGCCTTCCCCGAGGAGGCCCCGCTCGCGCCCGACGTGGACCTGGAAACCCTGGCCCGCCTGGACATGACGGGCGCCGCCATCGCCGCGGCGGCCCGCACGGCGGCGCTGGCCGCGGCGGACGGAAGCGGCGATACGATTGCCATGCGCCATGTCGTACGCGGTGTGGCACGCCAGTTCCAACGCGAGGCCCGCCTGCTCCGCCCGGCCGAACTGGGCCCGCACGCCCATCTGCTCGACGACGGAACCCCGGGGTGA
- a CDS encoding TetR family transcriptional regulator, with protein MRTAERLYAERGFANVSVRQISEAAGQRNNSAVQYHFESRDGLIETILSSHTRLVEKHRIVMVEALGERKTVSLEEHYSCLILPNVENHIEAGTPTWCARFLAQALVEPALRDYVLQDHLDTPSLRLLDEIGAIRRDGIRPELRARHGTMVRQLSVHAFAELEYDLATGRIDPATAEESWRVLGQDLIKALCGLTNGLLGPL; from the coding sequence ATGCGCACCGCCGAACGGCTCTACGCCGAGCGCGGGTTCGCGAACGTCTCGGTCAGGCAGATCAGCGAGGCGGCCGGCCAGCGCAACAACTCAGCGGTGCAGTACCACTTCGAGAGCCGGGACGGGCTCATCGAGACGATCCTGTCGAGCCACACCCGCCTCGTCGAGAAACACCGCATCGTGATGGTGGAGGCGCTGGGCGAGCGGAAGACCGTGTCCCTGGAGGAGCACTACAGCTGCCTGATCCTGCCGAACGTCGAGAACCACATCGAAGCGGGCACTCCCACGTGGTGTGCCCGCTTCCTCGCGCAGGCCCTCGTCGAGCCCGCGCTGCGCGACTACGTCCTTCAGGATCATCTGGACACACCGTCGCTCCGCCTGTTGGACGAGATAGGTGCCATCCGCCGGGACGGCATCCGCCCCGAACTCCGCGCCCGGCACGGCACCATGGTGCGCCAGCTCTCCGTGCACGCCTTCGCCGAGCTGGAGTACGACCTGGCGACCGGCCGCATCGACCCCGCCACGGCGGAGGAATCCTGGCGGGTGCTCGGCCAGGACCTGATCAAGGCACTGTGCGGACTCACCAACGGCCTGCTCGGCCCCCTGTGA
- a CDS encoding cytochrome P450, whose product MTQAIPDYPFEQPNALEPPRKWAETRATCPVAHVRMPSGDVVGLLTGYEDVRGLLTDPRFSRNLAREGAARMSTTEDGGTFSRPSQGDADIKEGPGHRRWRRLLSRAFTVKKMEAWRPRVQEMANELVDAMVAKGAPADLRAELALPLPVRVICALLGAPSEDQDKFARWSETLLTLTRYTQAEVDDAQAEFRAYASDLVERKRARPGDDLLSELTQITDSQDGRLSHDELIATVVGLLLAGHETTSNMILKMTAMLLSERERYETLLADPGLVPGVVEEALRLDPLGGVGIPRFITEDTEVGGVPVGAGSTLFVNLHAANRDERKFPDPDRFDPRRENSAQHVAFGAGPHFCVGQTLARVELQVCLATLVRHLPELRLRDAPEDLRMREGISAGGFEDLWVTW is encoded by the coding sequence GTGACGCAAGCCATCCCCGACTACCCCTTCGAGCAGCCGAACGCGCTGGAGCCCCCGCGGAAGTGGGCCGAGACGCGGGCCACCTGCCCCGTCGCGCACGTACGGATGCCCAGTGGGGACGTGGTCGGCCTGCTGACCGGGTACGAGGATGTCCGTGGGCTGCTGACCGACCCGCGGTTCAGCCGCAATCTCGCCCGCGAGGGCGCCGCGCGCATGTCGACCACCGAGGACGGGGGGACGTTCAGCAGGCCCTCCCAAGGGGACGCGGACATCAAGGAGGGCCCGGGACACCGGAGGTGGCGACGGCTGCTCAGCCGAGCGTTCACGGTCAAGAAGATGGAGGCGTGGCGCCCACGTGTCCAGGAGATGGCCAACGAGTTGGTGGATGCCATGGTGGCCAAGGGGGCACCCGCGGATCTCCGCGCGGAGCTGGCCCTCCCCCTTCCCGTGCGGGTCATCTGCGCCCTGCTGGGCGCGCCGAGCGAGGACCAGGACAAGTTCGCCCGCTGGTCGGAAACGCTGCTGACGTTGACGCGCTACACCCAGGCCGAAGTGGACGACGCGCAAGCGGAGTTCCGAGCCTACGCATCCGATCTTGTCGAACGCAAGCGGGCGCGGCCGGGTGATGACCTGCTCAGTGAGCTGACCCAGATCACCGACAGCCAGGACGGCCGACTCAGCCACGACGAACTCATCGCCACCGTGGTCGGTCTCCTGCTCGCGGGGCACGAGACCACCTCGAACATGATCCTCAAGATGACGGCGATGCTGCTGTCGGAGCGGGAGCGCTACGAAACCCTGCTCGCCGATCCCGGGCTGGTACCGGGAGTGGTGGAGGAGGCCCTGCGGCTGGACCCTCTCGGTGGGGTGGGCATCCCCCGGTTCATCACCGAGGACACGGAGGTCGGCGGGGTGCCGGTCGGCGCCGGGAGCACCTTGTTCGTCAACCTGCACGCCGCCAACCGGGACGAGCGCAAGTTTCCCGACCCCGACCGGTTCGATCCGCGCCGGGAGAACAGCGCCCAGCACGTCGCCTTCGGTGCCGGACCGCATTTCTGTGTCGGTCAGACGCTGGCCCGGGTGGAACTCCAGGTGTGCCTGGCCACCCTCGTCAGGCACCTGCCCGAACTGCGGCTGCGGGACGCTCCGGAAGACCTCCGCATGCGCGAGGGGATCTCGGCGGGCGGCTTCGAGGACCTGTGGGTCACCTGGTGA